ACCTCCAATGCCTAGGCTGAGGACGACCAAAGGACCAATACAACATAAGGAAGCAACGATAGAAGTTCCTATAGCTCCGAATAGACTCGCCCAGATTGATTTATGATTCATATGTAAACTCCTCTGTTTCTAAGGCATCCAAAATGGGACAATCGGTCATTGGCTTTTTGTTCAATTGACACTGTTTGACTAACGTTATGAGAGCTTGTTTTATGGTCTGCAGTTCCTGAAGTTTTTGATCAATCAAATGAATTTTAGTTTGTGCTTGGGTTTGGATCTCATGACAGGCATTTTTTGAGGTTCCCTTAATGGTCAAAAGCTCCATAATCTCATCTAAAGTGAACCCTATGTTTTTAGAGCGCATAATAAATCTCAGACGTTTCAATGCTTCTTTATCATAATACCGATAGCCATTAGCCCCACGGAAAGGCTTAGGCATAAGGCCTATTTTCTCATAGAAACGAATGGTATCGGCCTTAATCTGACATTCTTTCGCCAGTTGACTAATTCGATAGTTGCGCATGGTTTGTTCTCTCCTTACACATCGCAAGCACAGTCTATGGATGAGGTCTTATCTTCTTTAAAAGCTTTATAAGCTTTTAA
The sequence above is drawn from the Candidatus Nucleicultrix amoebiphila FS5 genome and encodes:
- a CDS encoding heavy metal-responsive transcriptional regulator; protein product: MRNYRISQLAKECQIKADTIRFYEKIGLMPKPFRGANGYRYYDKEALKRLRFIMRSKNIGFTLDEIMELLTIKGTSKNACHEIQTQAQTKIHLIDQKLQELQTIKQALITLVKQCQLNKKPMTDCPILDALETEEFTYES